One segment of Streptomyces sp. NBC_00576 DNA contains the following:
- a CDS encoding slipin family protein → MLEELLAAGVAAASAGLVYIGAAARVVKQYERGVVFRLGRLTGDVRPPGFTLVVPFVDRLHKVNMQIVTLPVPAQEGITRDNVTVRVDAVVYFKVVDAANAIIQVEDYRFAVSQMAQTSLRSIIGKSDLDDLLSNREKLNQGLELMIDSPAIGWGVQIDRVEIKDVSLPDTMKRSMARQAEADRERRARIINADAELQASKKLAEAAGVMSEQPAALQLRLLQTVVAVAAEKNSTLVLPFPVELLRFLERAQPQQPPPEGSPG, encoded by the coding sequence ATGCTTGAGGAACTGCTGGCCGCGGGCGTCGCCGCCGCAAGCGCCGGGCTCGTCTACATCGGGGCGGCGGCACGGGTCGTCAAGCAGTACGAACGCGGGGTCGTCTTCCGGCTCGGCCGCCTCACCGGAGACGTACGGCCGCCCGGCTTCACGCTGGTGGTCCCGTTCGTGGACCGACTGCACAAGGTCAACATGCAGATCGTCACGCTGCCGGTGCCGGCCCAGGAGGGCATCACACGGGACAACGTGACCGTGCGCGTGGACGCGGTCGTCTACTTCAAGGTCGTCGACGCGGCGAACGCGATCATCCAGGTCGAGGACTACCGGTTCGCGGTCTCCCAGATGGCGCAGACCTCGCTGCGCTCGATCATCGGCAAGAGCGACCTGGACGACCTCCTCTCCAACCGGGAGAAGCTCAACCAGGGCCTGGAGCTGATGATCGACAGCCCGGCCATCGGCTGGGGCGTGCAGATCGACCGGGTCGAGATCAAGGACGTGTCCCTGCCGGACACGATGAAGCGCTCGATGGCCCGCCAGGCCGAGGCCGACCGGGAAAGGCGGGCCCGGATCATCAACGCGGACGCCGAGTTGCAGGCCTCGAAGAAACTGGCGGAGGCCGCCGGAGTGATGTCCGAGCAGCCCGCCGCACTCCAACTCCGGCTGCTCCAAACGGTGGTGGCGGTCGCGGCCGAGAAGAACTCGACGCTCGTCCTGCCCTTCCCGGTGGAACTGCTCCGCTTCCTGGAACGGGCGCAGCCCCAGCAGCCGCCTCCAGAAGGGTCACCCGGATGA
- a CDS encoding PhoX family protein — protein sequence MPEIDGSSTAGHSKAVDSSPASRRQVLARTGALGAGIAFTGALSELFAGTAAAQELGHSGYGPLVPDPKGLLDLPKGFRYRVLSREGDPLRSGEGPVPSNHDGMAAFAGRHGRVHLVRNHENRATPRIPVPTVKGLTYDPMGKGGCTSLTLDRDGDVLSERVAIAGTAVNCAGGPTPWGTWLTCEETEDKAGTNGYTKDHGFIFEVDGADPHRTGAVPLTAMGRFQHEAIAVDPRNGIVYETEDAFLKPFGLFYRFLPKRPLGGVGSLRAGGRLQAMRVPGVPDLSSIQEPGATFDGVEWVDVPDPLAAQTPVRLQDFGPKGITHAQKLEGCYWGGRCVYFVSSFAHAGEGSAATHFGQIWRYDPAARRLTLVIVFGPDTDVQLPGESPDNITLAPSGGLMVCEDGEGAQHVYGVTRKGTVYAMARNAQNIGTESAPEWGEFAGVTFSPDGRTMYVNCYTPGTTFAVRGPWKR from the coding sequence ATGCCCGAAATCGATGGTTCCTCAACAGCCGGTCATTCCAAGGCAGTTGACAGCTCGCCCGCCTCCCGACGCCAGGTCCTCGCCCGCACCGGCGCCCTGGGGGCCGGGATCGCCTTCACCGGAGCCCTCTCCGAACTCTTCGCCGGGACGGCCGCCGCCCAGGAGCTGGGGCACTCGGGCTACGGCCCCCTGGTCCCCGACCCGAAGGGTCTGCTCGACCTGCCGAAAGGTTTCCGCTATCGGGTCCTGTCCCGCGAGGGCGATCCCCTGCGCTCGGGCGAGGGACCGGTCCCCTCCAACCACGACGGCATGGCGGCCTTCGCGGGCCGGCACGGCCGCGTCCATCTGGTCCGCAACCACGAGAACCGAGCCACTCCCAGAATCCCGGTCCCGACGGTCAAGGGCCTCACCTACGACCCGATGGGCAAGGGCGGCTGTACGTCCCTCACCCTCGACCGGGACGGGGACGTCCTCTCGGAACGGGTCGCCATCGCCGGTACGGCCGTCAACTGCGCGGGCGGGCCCACGCCTTGGGGCACCTGGCTGACCTGCGAGGAGACCGAGGACAAGGCCGGCACCAACGGCTACACCAAGGACCACGGCTTCATCTTCGAGGTCGACGGGGCCGACCCGCACCGCACCGGCGCCGTCCCGCTCACCGCGATGGGCCGCTTCCAGCACGAGGCGATCGCCGTCGACCCGAGGAACGGCATCGTCTACGAGACCGAGGACGCCTTCCTCAAACCCTTCGGTCTCTTCTACCGCTTCCTGCCCAAGAGGCCGCTGGGCGGGGTCGGTTCACTGCGCGCGGGCGGCCGGCTCCAGGCGATGCGCGTACCGGGAGTGCCCGACCTCTCCTCGATCCAGGAGCCGGGCGCCACCTTCGACGGTGTCGAGTGGGTGGACGTACCGGACCCGCTGGCCGCCCAGACCCCCGTCCGCCTCCAGGACTTCGGCCCGAAGGGCATCACGCACGCGCAGAAACTGGAGGGCTGTTACTGGGGCGGGCGGTGCGTGTACTTCGTGTCGTCGTTCGCCCACGCGGGCGAGGGTTCGGCGGCCACCCACTTCGGCCAGATCTGGCGCTACGACCCCGCCGCGCGCCGCCTCACCCTCGTCATCGTCTTCGGCCCGGACACGGACGTCCAACTGCCCGGCGAATCCCCGGACAACATCACCCTCGCCCCGAGCGGCGGCCTGATGGTGTGCGAGGACGGGGAGGGCGCCCAGCACGTGTACGGCGTGACGCGCAAGGGCACGGTGTACGCGATGGCCCGCAACGCGCAGAACATCGGCACCGAAAGCGCCCCGGAATGGGGCGAGTTCGCGGGCGTCACCTTCTCTCCCGACGGCAGGACGATGTACGTCAACTGCTACACGCCGGGGACGACCTTCGCGGTGCGGGGCCCGTGGAAGCGGTAA
- a CDS encoding serine/threonine-protein kinase, with protein sequence MNVPGDVIDGRFELLERLGSGGMGTVWRARDAVLHREVALKAVRVRHDAAASDVVRERVMREARALARLSHPHVVTVHQIIDDDPQPWIVMELVPGVSLDKRLESGPLTPVEAARIGGQVLDALRAAHAAGVQHRDVKPANILVREDGSAVLTDFGIAALQGATALTVTGELIGSPEYIAPERIRGPSDDPAADLWSLGIVLYVCVEGVSPLRRETSLTTLAAVLESEVPPPSRSGPLAPVLEALLERDPAARPEAGRLAAMLEQVATGGTAGSVQRTLAAPRHMATGAEPRRAGGRLLPSPNRRKRVVGSAVLAVFVALAALFLAPRVLDGNKTDGDSGRASGTRTSPAPSPAAAGRWIAQLHSEPVGSGTAARDARLAEVRESVPEAVFVRSDTYASLRPGYWVIYAPGPFADGRAALAFCHERGRTTLATCLGRYLSTSATDFADQCRPPAANPTGRCTRR encoded by the coding sequence ATGAACGTACCGGGGGACGTGATCGACGGCCGGTTCGAGCTGCTGGAGCGGCTCGGCAGCGGCGGGATGGGCACGGTGTGGCGGGCCCGCGACGCCGTACTGCACCGCGAGGTGGCCCTGAAGGCGGTACGGGTCCGGCACGACGCGGCGGCGTCCGACGTCGTACGGGAACGGGTGATGCGCGAGGCACGGGCGCTCGCCCGGCTCAGCCACCCGCACGTGGTGACGGTCCATCAGATCATCGACGACGATCCGCAGCCCTGGATCGTCATGGAACTGGTGCCCGGCGTCTCGCTCGACAAGCGCCTGGAATCGGGCCCGTTGACGCCGGTGGAGGCAGCGCGGATCGGCGGCCAGGTACTGGACGCGCTGCGCGCGGCGCACGCGGCGGGCGTCCAGCACCGGGACGTCAAACCGGCGAACATCCTGGTGCGAGAGGACGGGAGCGCGGTCCTCACCGACTTCGGGATCGCCGCGCTCCAGGGCGCGACGGCCCTGACGGTGACCGGCGAACTCATCGGCTCCCCCGAGTACATCGCCCCGGAACGCATCCGTGGCCCCTCCGACGACCCGGCCGCCGACCTGTGGTCCCTGGGAATCGTGCTGTACGTGTGTGTGGAGGGCGTGAGCCCCCTGCGCCGCGAGACCTCGCTCACGACCCTGGCCGCCGTCCTGGAGTCCGAGGTCCCGCCGCCGTCCCGCTCCGGCCCGCTGGCCCCCGTACTCGAAGCACTGCTCGAACGGGACCCGGCGGCGCGCCCCGAGGCGGGCCGACTGGCGGCGATGCTGGAGCAGGTGGCGACGGGCGGAACAGCGGGATCCGTTCAGCGGACGCTGGCGGCGCCCCGACACATGGCGACCGGCGCGGAGCCACGTAGGGCGGGAGGGCGGCTCCTGCCGTCGCCGAACCGTCGCAAGCGGGTCGTCGGGTCCGCCGTGCTCGCGGTCTTCGTCGCCCTCGCCGCCCTCTTCCTCGCGCCGCGCGTCCTCGACGGGAACAAGACGGACGGCGACTCGGGCCGGGCCTCCGGTACGAGAACCTCACCGGCTCCCTCGCCCGCCGCGGCCGGCCGCTGGATCGCCCAGCTCCACTCCGAGCCGGTCGGCTCCGGGACCGCCGCCCGCGACGCACGGCTCGCCGAGGTCAGGGAGTCCGTGCCGGAGGCGGTGTTCGTGCGCAGCGACACATACGCGTCCCTGCGACCGGGTTACTGGGTGATCTACGCCCCAGGCCCGTTCGCCGACGGCCGGGCCGCACTGGCCTTCTGCCACGAACGCGGCCGCACGACACTGGCCACCTGCCTGGGCCGCTACCTGAGCACCAGCGCCACCGACTTCGCCGACCAGTGCCGCCCGCCCGCCGCCAACCCCACCGGGCGCTGCACGCGCCGGTAG
- a CDS encoding PPK2 family polyphosphate kinase: protein MAEKGSKQDAGKHTESAPNTLSELLRVPGGEHVDLGAYDTGATPGGPAGKAAGLVDTARMGERLADLQERLWAAGSAGDRRRLLLVLQGMDTSGKGGTVKHVIGLFNPSGCRIKAFKAPTHEELGHSFLWRIKRALPQPGEIGIFDRSHYEDVLIARVRELVSRAQLTSRYSQINGFEKSLADDGVTVVKCFLHISYDQQRRRLLERLDNPDKHWKFNVGDIDERALWPAYQEAYEIALERCSADAPWYLIPADRKWYRNWAISRLLLEHLEALAPQYPKADFDVAESRARLLAT from the coding sequence ATGGCCGAGAAGGGCTCGAAACAGGACGCCGGGAAGCATACGGAGAGTGCCCCGAACACGCTGAGTGAGCTGTTGCGCGTCCCGGGCGGGGAGCACGTGGACCTCGGCGCGTACGACACCGGGGCCACCCCGGGCGGGCCCGCCGGCAAGGCCGCCGGGCTCGTCGACACCGCTCGGATGGGCGAACGGCTCGCGGACCTCCAGGAGCGCCTGTGGGCGGCGGGCTCGGCCGGGGACCGGCGGCGGCTGCTGCTCGTCCTGCAGGGCATGGACACCAGCGGCAAGGGCGGCACCGTCAAGCACGTCATCGGCCTGTTCAACCCGTCGGGCTGCCGGATCAAGGCGTTCAAGGCACCCACCCACGAGGAACTGGGCCACTCCTTCCTCTGGCGCATCAAAAGGGCCCTCCCGCAGCCCGGCGAGATCGGCATCTTCGACCGCTCGCACTATGAGGACGTCCTGATCGCCCGGGTCCGCGAACTCGTCTCCCGGGCCCAGCTCACCAGCCGCTACAGCCAGATCAACGGCTTCGAGAAGTCCCTCGCCGACGACGGCGTGACCGTCGTGAAGTGCTTCCTGCACATCTCCTACGACCAGCAGCGACGCCGTCTCCTCGAACGCCTCGACAACCCCGACAAGCACTGGAAGTTCAACGTCGGCGACATCGACGAGCGCGCCCTGTGGCCCGCGTACCAGGAGGCGTACGAGATCGCCCTGGAGCGGTGTTCGGCCGACGCTCCCTGGTACCTGATCCCGGCGGACCGCAAGTGGTACCGCAACTGGGCGATCAGCCGACTGCTGCTGGAGCACCTGGAGGCGCTCGCCCCGCAGTACCCGAAGGCGGACTTCGACGTGGCGGAGTCCAGGGCGCGCCTGCTCGCCACGTAG
- a CDS encoding ABC transporter — MTHLLRYQAALLVRSQRWLPPFILYAVFLGVGVQGGQPVLDSLGYAAAAVLPVAAWLVRICAGNEPPAARAAVAAAAGPGRAHLACLLVALSAAAALGTTATVVVTLISDPASADHQIRVEPLPAGAAGLLAALACALLGTAVGALTTWPLLRSPGRAVPAMMLGALLAMVGTGSPAKSAITSLVTGSRSGTVPVPLLPLVAAALLTVAATAVACALTSRRSP; from the coding sequence ATGACCCACCTCCTGCGCTACCAGGCAGCCCTGCTCGTGCGTTCGCAGCGCTGGCTGCCGCCGTTCATCCTGTACGCGGTGTTCCTGGGCGTCGGGGTGCAGGGCGGGCAGCCGGTGCTCGACTCGCTCGGGTACGCCGCGGCGGCCGTACTGCCGGTGGCCGCCTGGCTGGTGCGGATCTGCGCGGGCAACGAGCCGCCCGCCGCCCGCGCCGCCGTGGCCGCGGCCGCCGGCCCCGGACGGGCGCACCTCGCCTGTCTCCTGGTGGCACTGTCCGCCGCGGCGGCCCTCGGCACGACCGCGACCGTCGTGGTGACCCTGATCAGCGACCCGGCGAGCGCCGACCACCAGATCCGGGTGGAGCCGCTTCCGGCAGGGGCCGCCGGACTGCTCGCCGCCCTGGCGTGCGCCCTGCTCGGCACGGCCGTCGGCGCGCTCACGACGTGGCCGCTGCTGCGCTCGCCCGGCCGGGCGGTGCCCGCGATGATGCTCGGCGCGCTGCTGGCGATGGTGGGGACGGGGTCCCCGGCGAAGTCGGCGATCACGTCCCTGGTGACCGGCTCGCGCTCGGGCACCGTCCCGGTGCCCCTGCTGCCGCTGGTTGCGGCAGCCCTGCTCACGGTGGCGGCGACCGCCGTGGCCTGCGCGCTCACCTCACGCCGCTCACCCTGA